One segment of Mycobacterium spongiae DNA contains the following:
- a CDS encoding heterodisulfide reductase-related iron-sulfur binding cluster, producing the protein MTTQTLIRLILGMSMTAIVGVFAARRVWWLYKLTMSGQPASGRTTDLGARVWTQISEVFGQRRLLKWSLPGLAHFFTMWGFFILLTVYIEAYGVLFQPNFHLPIIGRWDALGALQDFFALAVLTGIIAFAIIRMRSEPKEYGRQSRFYGSHTGGAWLVLFMIFNVIWTYAVFRGASVNALGDEFPYGGGAFFSHAMGALLQPLGHNANEIIETVALMLHIGVMLAFLVIVLHSKHLHIFTAPINVTFKRLPDGLGPLLPMESDGKPIDFENPSDDATFGRGKIEDFTWKANLDFATCTECGRCQSQCPAWNTGKPLSPKLVIMDLRDHWMAKAPYILGTNKAEPLEGLDLETAEHEGHHVPESGFGRVPGHGPEQAARPLVGTAEQGGVIDPDVLWSCVTCGACVEQCPVDIEHIDHIVDMRRYQVMMESEFPSELSTLFKNLETKGNPWGQNAADRTAWIDEVDFDVPVYGDDVDSFAGYEYLFWVGCAGAYDDKAKKTTKAVAELLAIAGVKYLVLGAGETCNGDSARRSGNEFLFQQLAQQAVETLDDLFEGVEAVDRKIVVSCPHCFNTIGKEYRQLGSNYTVLHHTQLLNRLVRDQRLVPVAPISQDITYHDPCYLGRHNKVYEAPRELIGVTGANLTEMPRHAERSFCCGAGGARMWMEEHIGKRINHERVDEALATNAATIATGCPFCRVMVTDGVNDRSEEAGRSGVEVLDVAQVLLESLDRDTAKLPAKGTAAQEAAARASQAPAPEAETVAPKAAAPSAPAATPAKAPAAPAAAAPVKGLGIAGGAKRPGAKKTTTPAAETTEAAPAAPAAPAKGLGMAPGAKRPGAKKTTTSAAETTEAAPAAPAAPAPPAKGLGMAPGAKRPGANRAAPAPPQPADTAAAPEAPPAKPAAPAAPVKGLGIAAGAKRPGAKRASAAPAEATTAAPPEPEAKPEAQPESEASATADGAPTPPPTPVKGLGIARGARPPGKR; encoded by the coding sequence GTGACCACCCAGACGCTGATCAGACTGATACTGGGCATGAGCATGACAGCGATCGTGGGAGTATTCGCTGCGCGGCGTGTCTGGTGGCTATACAAACTCACCATGTCCGGCCAGCCGGCCAGTGGGCGCACCACGGATCTCGGCGCCCGCGTTTGGACTCAGATCTCCGAGGTGTTCGGGCAGCGAAGGCTGCTCAAGTGGTCACTACCAGGGCTGGCGCACTTCTTCACGATGTGGGGCTTTTTCATTCTGCTCACCGTGTACATCGAGGCATACGGAGTGCTTTTCCAACCCAACTTCCACCTCCCGATCATCGGTCGCTGGGATGCGCTAGGTGCCTTGCAGGACTTCTTTGCGCTGGCCGTGCTGACCGGCATTATCGCGTTTGCGATCATCCGGATGCGCAGCGAGCCGAAAGAATACGGCCGCCAGTCCCGTTTCTATGGTTCGCACACCGGTGGTGCGTGGCTGGTCCTGTTCATGATCTTCAACGTCATCTGGACCTACGCCGTCTTCCGGGGTGCATCGGTGAATGCCCTTGGCGATGAATTCCCTTACGGCGGAGGGGCATTCTTCTCCCACGCCATGGGCGCACTGCTACAACCGTTGGGCCACAACGCCAACGAGATCATCGAGACCGTCGCGCTGATGCTGCACATCGGCGTCATGCTCGCCTTTCTGGTGATTGTGTTGCACTCCAAGCACCTGCACATCTTCACCGCACCCATCAACGTGACGTTCAAACGGCTACCCGACGGGTTGGGCCCGCTCCTGCCGATGGAGTCCGACGGCAAGCCGATCGACTTCGAGAATCCCAGCGACGACGCCACTTTCGGCCGCGGCAAGATCGAGGACTTCACCTGGAAGGCCAACCTCGACTTCGCCACCTGCACCGAGTGCGGGCGCTGTCAATCGCAGTGCCCAGCCTGGAATACCGGAAAACCCCTTTCGCCCAAGCTGGTCATCATGGATCTGCGCGACCATTGGATGGCCAAGGCGCCCTACATCCTCGGTACGAACAAGGCTGAGCCGCTCGAGGGTCTCGACCTCGAAACAGCCGAACACGAGGGCCACCATGTGCCGGAATCCGGCTTCGGCCGGGTCCCGGGTCACGGCCCCGAGCAGGCGGCCCGCCCGTTGGTCGGCACCGCCGAACAGGGCGGCGTGATCGATCCCGACGTGCTGTGGTCCTGCGTCACCTGCGGCGCATGCGTCGAGCAATGTCCGGTCGATATTGAGCACATCGACCACATCGTCGATATGCGCCGCTACCAGGTGATGATGGAGTCGGAGTTTCCTTCCGAGCTGTCCACACTGTTCAAGAACCTGGAGACCAAGGGGAATCCGTGGGGGCAGAACGCCGCGGACCGCACCGCTTGGATCGACGAGGTCGACTTCGATGTGCCCGTGTATGGCGACGATGTGGACAGCTTCGCCGGCTACGAGTACCTGTTCTGGGTCGGCTGCGCCGGTGCCTACGACGACAAGGCGAAGAAGACCACCAAAGCCGTGGCCGAACTGCTGGCCATCGCCGGGGTGAAGTACCTGGTCTTGGGCGCCGGAGAGACCTGCAACGGTGATTCCGCGCGCAGGTCGGGCAACGAGTTTCTGTTCCAGCAACTGGCCCAGCAGGCTGTCGAGACTCTGGATGATCTGTTCGAGGGTGTGGAGGCCGTCGACCGCAAGATTGTGGTCAGCTGCCCGCACTGCTTCAACACCATCGGCAAGGAATACCGGCAGCTGGGCAGCAACTACACCGTTCTGCACCACACCCAGCTGCTCAATCGGCTGGTCCGCGACCAGAGGTTGGTGCCTGTCGCGCCAATATCTCAAGACATCACCTACCACGACCCCTGCTATCTGGGTCGGCACAACAAGGTTTACGAGGCCCCGCGCGAGCTGATCGGCGTCACGGGCGCCAACCTCACCGAAATGCCGCGCCACGCCGAACGAAGCTTTTGCTGTGGCGCGGGCGGCGCGCGCATGTGGATGGAAGAGCACATCGGCAAGCGGATCAACCATGAACGCGTCGACGAAGCGCTGGCCACCAATGCGGCGACGATCGCGACCGGCTGCCCGTTCTGTCGGGTGATGGTGACCGACGGTGTCAACGACCGCTCCGAAGAGGCCGGTCGCAGCGGCGTTGAGGTGCTTGACGTGGCCCAGGTGCTCCTGGAGTCGCTCGACCGCGATACGGCGAAGCTCCCGGCCAAGGGCACGGCTGCTCAAGAAGCCGCCGCACGAGCCTCGCAAGCACCAGCCCCGGAGGCAGAAACGGTTGCGCCAAAGGCCGCCGCGCCAAGCGCGCCAGCCGCGACGCCGGCCAAGGCACCCGCGGCACCAGCTGCTGCGGCGCCGGTGAAAGGGCTGGGCATCGCAGGCGGCGCCAAGCGACCCGGCGCCAAGAAAACCACCACCCCAGCAGCGGAGACAACCGAAGCGGCCCCGGCCGCACCCGCCGCACCCGCCAAAGGCCTGGGCATGGCCCCCGGCGCCAAGCGACCCGGCGCGAAGAAAACCACCACCTCGGCAGCGGAGACAACCGAAGCGGCCCCGGCCGCACCCGCCGCACCCGCCCCACCCGCCAAAGGCCTGGGCATGGCCCCCGGCGCCAAGCGACCCGGCGCCAACAGGGCAGCACCTGCACCCCCGCAGCCGGCTGACACCGCCGCGGCACCCGAGGCTCCCCCGGCCAAGCCCGCGGCGCCTGCAGCGCCCGTTAAGGGTCTGGGTATCGCTGCGGGCGCCAAGCGCCCTGGGGCAAAAAGGGCTTCCGCGGCCCCGGCGGAGGCAACCACGGCGGCCCCGCCGGAACCAGAAGCAAAGCCAGAAGCTCAGCCGGAGTCGGAGGCATCCGCGACGGCCGACGGCGCGCCGACCCCGCCGCCGACGCCGGTCAAAGGTCTGGGTATCGCGCGTGGCGCGCGTCCGCCAGGTAAGCGCTGA
- a CDS encoding thiamine pyrophosphate-binding protein: protein MKVADYLISSLGEQGVGHIFLDLGGLNDAFMPALTGTSGVRPIVAAFEGGAAYMADGYARAGGGLGVCMGIGGPGVLNMVTPLTAAMTDRTPVLAISGEVARSWEGMGGFQDASGAGIDDISALRAVTGLSVSLSSPAVVPHHLRHAMTHALTQRVPTHISVPVDVQRADIDATWHRIGRDLVSPAIVDERALANLAAALAEPDHQRIVVLAGPGVLHADGTAQLRAFVERFDIPVATTLSGKGLIEEDHPLALGVFGYGGSRWAIDAIRSDDVDVLIVVGSGLSQRDTLQWDPAMLPSKRMAHIDPDPLRIGRTWPSEHAVVANPATALAWLLEFVDAQALDSGRAARRAFLDTVRGRGPRHLRAEDTTSDAVPMHPARAVSELRAAFPDDGVLCVDSGAHRAWFAEYWDVRQPGTHYSLTNLGPMGGAIPLGIGVQLARPQQPLLVATGDGCMLMHGMELHTAAREGIPIVVAVMNNSSYGNIYYRAHAMGPGPERLTDIAGMDWVGFARSVGADGERVEEPTEIAAAVSRALATDGPYLLDLVIDKTHPTPVGPWRQRQREWEDND from the coding sequence ATGAAGGTCGCGGATTACCTGATCAGTTCGCTGGGCGAGCAAGGTGTCGGCCACATTTTTCTTGACCTTGGTGGGCTCAACGATGCATTCATGCCCGCGCTGACCGGCACCTCGGGCGTGCGGCCGATCGTCGCCGCGTTCGAAGGCGGCGCCGCCTACATGGCCGACGGATACGCCCGAGCCGGCGGCGGTCTGGGCGTGTGCATGGGTATCGGCGGTCCGGGGGTGCTCAACATGGTCACCCCTCTTACCGCCGCGATGACCGACCGGACACCGGTTCTCGCGATCAGCGGCGAGGTGGCACGGTCGTGGGAGGGCATGGGCGGGTTCCAGGATGCGTCGGGGGCCGGGATCGACGACATCTCCGCGCTGCGCGCGGTGACCGGGTTGTCGGTGTCGCTATCCTCGCCTGCGGTCGTACCGCATCATCTTCGCCACGCGATGACACACGCCCTGACCCAGCGCGTGCCAACCCATATCTCGGTGCCGGTCGACGTGCAACGCGCCGATATCGACGCGACGTGGCATCGGATCGGTCGTGATCTCGTGTCACCGGCGATCGTGGACGAGCGAGCGTTGGCGAACCTGGCCGCGGCGCTTGCCGAGCCGGACCACCAGCGGATCGTGGTCCTCGCCGGCCCCGGAGTGCTCCATGCGGATGGCACCGCCCAGCTGCGGGCGTTCGTCGAGCGATTCGATATCCCCGTTGCCACCACGCTGTCCGGCAAGGGGTTGATCGAAGAAGATCATCCGCTCGCGCTCGGGGTCTTCGGGTACGGCGGTTCGCGATGGGCGATCGACGCCATCCGCTCCGACGACGTCGACGTCTTGATCGTCGTCGGTTCGGGGCTGTCCCAGCGGGACACCCTGCAGTGGGACCCGGCAATGCTGCCGTCGAAGAGGATGGCCCACATCGACCCCGACCCGCTGCGGATCGGTCGGACCTGGCCGTCGGAGCACGCCGTCGTCGCCAACCCGGCGACGGCGCTGGCTTGGCTTCTCGAGTTCGTCGACGCGCAGGCACTCGACTCGGGCCGCGCAGCTCGCCGCGCATTTCTCGATACCGTTCGCGGGCGCGGGCCGCGCCATCTGAGGGCTGAGGACACCACCAGCGACGCCGTCCCAATGCATCCCGCCCGCGCGGTCAGCGAGCTGCGTGCGGCGTTCCCCGACGATGGGGTCCTGTGCGTCGACTCCGGTGCCCACCGTGCCTGGTTTGCCGAGTACTGGGATGTCCGGCAGCCGGGGACGCACTACTCATTGACCAATCTGGGCCCCATGGGTGGTGCCATCCCGCTCGGTATCGGCGTCCAGCTGGCCCGGCCACAACAGCCTCTGCTGGTAGCCACCGGTGACGGTTGCATGTTGATGCACGGCATGGAATTGCACACGGCCGCCCGCGAAGGGATCCCGATCGTCGTCGCGGTCATGAACAACTCGTCGTACGGCAACATCTACTACCGGGCTCATGCGATGGGCCCGGGACCGGAGCGACTCACCGATATCGCCGGAATGGACTGGGTGGGGTTCGCTCGCTCGGTGGGCGCGGACGGCGAGCGGGTGGAGGAACCGACCGAGATCGCCGCTGCGGTGTCCCGCGCGCTGGCCACGGACGGCCCCTATCTCCTGGATCTCGTCATCGACAAGACCCACCCGACTCCGGTCGGACCCTGGCGTCAACGTCAGCGCGAGTGGGAGGACAACGATTGA
- a CDS encoding enoyl-CoA hydratase-related protein, with translation MNNPRRKNALTPNMIALMAQAWDEIDSDDAIRVAIITGQGSSYCVGGDLADGWMVKGSKPANAAKPNAAVPAGTSPGSIISQGLLLTRTLTKPLIAAVNGPCLGGGCEMLQQTDIRIAEEHATFGLPEARLGLIAGAGSTVRLKRQIPYTKAMEMILTGEPLTAAEAYHFGLVGHVVPTGQSLDKAREIATRVAANGPLAVRNAKAAVLQSGWIDEEEARRIEQRFVIEVVRSDDAREGLAAFAAKREPRFTGR, from the coding sequence ATGAACAACCCGCGCCGGAAAAACGCGTTGACACCAAACATGATCGCGCTCATGGCGCAGGCGTGGGACGAAATCGACAGCGACGACGCCATTCGTGTGGCGATCATCACAGGCCAAGGGTCGTCCTACTGCGTCGGCGGCGACCTGGCGGATGGGTGGATGGTCAAGGGCTCGAAGCCAGCCAACGCAGCCAAACCCAATGCAGCCGTGCCAGCGGGCACATCGCCCGGGAGCATCATCAGCCAGGGGCTGCTCCTGACCCGAACGCTGACCAAGCCGTTGATCGCCGCGGTCAACGGGCCGTGCCTGGGCGGTGGGTGCGAAATGTTGCAGCAGACTGACATTCGAATCGCCGAAGAACACGCAACCTTCGGCCTGCCCGAGGCACGGCTAGGGCTCATCGCCGGGGCCGGCTCTACGGTGCGGCTGAAACGCCAGATTCCCTACACCAAAGCGATGGAAATGATCCTGACCGGCGAACCACTCACCGCAGCTGAGGCATACCACTTCGGCCTCGTCGGCCATGTCGTGCCCACGGGCCAGTCTCTGGACAAAGCGCGCGAGATCGCAACGCGGGTGGCTGCGAACGGCCCACTAGCCGTACGCAATGCGAAAGCCGCTGTGCTCCAAAGCGGATGGATCGACGAGGAAGAGGCACGCAGAATCGAGCAGCGCTTCGTGATCGAGGTGGTCCGCTCCGACGACGCCCGAGAAGGCCTGGCCGCTTTCGCCGCCAAGCGCGAACCACGCTTTACCGGCAGGTGA
- the rfbA gene encoding glucose-1-phosphate thymidylyltransferase RfbA, with protein MRGIILAGGSGTRLYPITLGISKQLLPVYDKPMIYYPLTTLMMAGIRDIQLITTPHDAPGFHRLIGDGAQFGINVSYATQDEPDGLAQAFVIGANHIGNEPVALVLGDNIFYGPGLGTSLKRFQSISGGAVFAYWVANPAAYGVVEFGADGMALSLEEKPATPKSHYAVPGLYFYDNDVIEIAKGLKKSARGEYEITEVNQIYLNQGRLAVEVLARGTAWLDTGTFDSLLDAADFVRTLERRQGLKVSIPEEVAWRLGWIDDEQLAQRAHSLKKSGYGNYLLELLERN; from the coding sequence ATGCGGGGGATCATCCTGGCGGGCGGTTCGGGCACCCGGCTGTACCCGATCACGTTGGGCATCAGCAAGCAGTTGTTGCCCGTGTACGACAAACCGATGATCTACTACCCGCTGACCACGCTGATGATGGCCGGCATCCGCGACATACAGCTCATCACCACCCCCCACGACGCTCCCGGTTTTCACCGACTCATTGGCGACGGCGCTCAATTCGGCATCAACGTCAGCTATGCAACCCAGGACGAACCCGATGGTCTGGCGCAGGCATTTGTTATCGGTGCCAATCACATTGGCAATGAGCCGGTGGCATTAGTGTTGGGGGACAACATCTTCTATGGGCCAGGGTTGGGAACCAGCCTGAAGCGCTTTCAATCTATAAGTGGTGGAGCTGTTTTCGCGTATTGGGTGGCTAATCCGGCAGCGTACGGCGTCGTCGAATTCGGCGCCGACGGCATGGCACTATCCCTGGAGGAGAAGCCCGCCACGCCGAAATCCCACTATGCCGTGCCGGGTCTCTATTTCTACGACAACGACGTGATCGAGATCGCGAAGGGCCTGAAGAAGTCGGCCCGTGGCGAGTACGAGATCACCGAGGTCAATCAGATCTATCTGAACCAGGGCCGGCTGGCGGTGGAGGTGCTGGCCCGCGGGACGGCGTGGCTGGACACCGGGACGTTCGATTCCCTGCTGGACGCTGCCGACTTTGTCCGCACGCTGGAACGACGGCAGGGTCTCAAGGTCAGCATCCCGGAGGAAGTGGCGTGGCGGTTAGGCTGGATCGACGACGAGCAGTTGGCCCAGCGCGCCCATTCGCTGAAGAAATCCGGATACGGCAACTACTTGCTGGAGCTGTTGGAGCGGAACTGA
- a CDS encoding carboxymuconolactone decarboxylase family protein produces MAALPDPTDQLTGDDRAIFDRMASVRAHAEGRPQLGEVYVRMFNNPAVAGKVGALGEHLRFHGTLPDDVRELVILRYATRLGSGYEWSHHQRPAALAGISADTIAELTAGEIPAALPDASRAVLAAVDAVTANRSIPQETQDRIVAAHGLAGVVELVVLCGLYATMSYMVFAFDIPIEDGLPTPPDPLR; encoded by the coding sequence ATGGCGGCGCTACCGGATCCCACAGACCAGCTCACCGGTGATGACCGGGCCATCTTCGACCGGATGGCCTCGGTGCGCGCCCACGCCGAGGGCCGTCCGCAACTCGGCGAGGTGTACGTGCGGATGTTCAACAATCCGGCTGTGGCCGGCAAAGTCGGCGCTCTCGGCGAACACCTGCGCTTCCACGGCACGCTCCCGGACGATGTTCGCGAGCTGGTAATCCTGCGCTACGCAACCCGTCTGGGCTCCGGCTACGAGTGGAGCCATCATCAGCGTCCCGCCGCTTTGGCCGGCATCTCGGCCGATACGATCGCCGAGCTCACCGCCGGCGAGATCCCCGCGGCCCTCCCCGACGCGTCCCGGGCGGTGCTAGCGGCGGTTGATGCGGTGACCGCAAACAGGTCGATACCTCAGGAGACCCAAGATCGAATTGTGGCCGCCCACGGCCTCGCCGGGGTGGTCGAGCTCGTCGTGTTGTGCGGGCTGTACGCGACGATGAGCTACATGGTGTTCGCGTTCGACATCCCCATCGAGGACGGCCTACCGACACCGCCCGATCCGCTGCGCTGA
- a CDS encoding pyridoxal phosphate-dependent aminotransferase, with protein sequence MDSDGTMVDVTTHQLHWHASGHHRQRAFAQSSKLQDVLYEIRGPVHQHAARLEAEGHRILKLNIGNPAPFGFEAPDVIMRDMIQALPYAQGYSDSQGILPARRAVVTRYELVDGFPRFDVDDVYLGNGVSELITMTLQALLDNGDQVLIPSPDYPLWTASTSLAGGTPVHYLCDETQSWQPDLADLESKITERTKALVVINPNNPTGAVYSREILTQIADLARKHELLLLADEIYDKILYDDAEHISVATVAPDLLCLTFNGLSKAYRVAGYRAGWLAITGPQDHASSFIEGISLLANMRLCPNVPAQHAIQVALGGHQSIEDLVLPGGRLLEQRDLAWAKLNEIPGVSCVKPEGALYVFPRMDPEVYDIVDDEQLVLDLLLSEKILVTQGTGFNWPTPDHLRLVTLPWSRDLAAAIERLGNFLVSYRQ encoded by the coding sequence CTGGACAGTGATGGCACCATGGTTGACGTGACTACACACCAGCTGCACTGGCACGCCTCGGGGCACCACCGACAGCGCGCGTTTGCGCAGTCGTCCAAACTTCAAGACGTCCTGTACGAGATCCGCGGACCGGTGCATCAGCACGCCGCGCGGTTGGAAGCCGAAGGTCACCGAATCCTGAAGCTGAACATCGGCAACCCGGCCCCGTTCGGTTTCGAGGCACCCGACGTGATCATGCGTGACATGATCCAGGCGCTGCCCTATGCGCAGGGATACTCCGACTCGCAGGGCATCCTGCCTGCCCGCCGCGCGGTGGTTACTCGCTACGAGCTGGTCGACGGCTTCCCCCGATTCGACGTGGACGACGTCTACCTGGGCAACGGGGTTTCCGAGCTGATCACCATGACGCTGCAAGCCTTGCTGGACAACGGTGACCAGGTGTTGATCCCCTCACCGGACTACCCGCTGTGGACGGCGTCGACCTCGTTGGCGGGCGGTACCCCGGTGCACTACCTGTGCGACGAGACCCAAAGCTGGCAACCCGATCTCGCCGACCTCGAATCCAAGATCACCGAGCGCACCAAGGCACTGGTCGTGATCAACCCCAATAATCCCACCGGCGCGGTCTACAGCCGCGAAATCCTCACCCAGATAGCTGATTTGGCGCGCAAGCATGAGCTGCTTCTGTTGGCCGACGAAATTTACGACAAGATCCTCTATGACGACGCCGAGCACATCAGCGTCGCGACCGTCGCGCCTGATCTGTTGTGCCTAACGTTCAACGGCCTATCGAAGGCCTACCGCGTTGCCGGGTACCGGGCCGGCTGGCTGGCAATCACCGGACCCCAAGACCACGCGAGCAGCTTTATCGAGGGGATCAGCTTGCTCGCCAATATGCGCTTGTGCCCCAATGTCCCCGCACAGCACGCCATCCAGGTTGCCCTCGGCGGCCACCAAAGCATCGAAGACCTGGTGCTTCCCGGCGGTCGGCTGCTGGAGCAGCGCGATCTCGCCTGGGCCAAACTGAACGAAATCCCCGGGGTCTCGTGCGTCAAGCCGGAAGGTGCGTTGTATGTGTTCCCCCGGATGGACCCCGAGGTTTACGACATCGTCGACGACGAACAACTCGTCCTGGACCTGCTGCTGTCGGAGAAGATTTTGGTCACTCAAGGCACCGGTTTCAACTGGCCGACGCCGGATCACCTGCGGCTCGTAACGCTGCCGTGGTCCCGTGATCTGGCGGCAGCGATCGAGCGGCTGGGTAACTTCCTGGTCAGCTACCGGCAGTAG
- a CDS encoding nuclear transport factor 2 family protein — translation MTTSEIATVLAWHDALNDSDLDTLVALSSDDVDIGDAHGAAQGHQALRQWAASLNATAQLGRMYVHDGVVIVEQEISNREDPDAVTTAASAFRVVRDHITSVFRHDDLASALAATELTEADRVE, via the coding sequence ATGACCACATCGGAGATCGCCACGGTTCTCGCCTGGCACGACGCCCTCAACGACTCCGACCTCGACACCTTGGTGGCTTTGTCCAGTGACGATGTCGATATCGGTGACGCGCACGGAGCCGCACAGGGCCACCAGGCACTGCGCCAGTGGGCCGCCTCGCTCAACGCGACGGCGCAGCTTGGCAGGATGTACGTGCACGACGGCGTCGTGATCGTCGAGCAAGAGATCAGCAATCGGGAGGACCCGGACGCTGTGACTACCGCCGCGTCGGCGTTCCGGGTGGTCCGCGATCACATCACCTCAGTTTTCCGTCATGATGACTTGGCGTCGGCGTTGGCAGCCACCGAGCTGACCGAGGCCGACCGGGTCGAGTGA
- a CDS encoding maleylpyruvate isomerase family mycothiol-dependent enzyme: MDHAALFVEHNRLFSEVIHNADESTPLPTCPDWTLGQLIRHVGRGDRWAAQIVGDRLEHFLDPRSVHDGKPPPDPDGTVAWLHDGAQRLLDAVNQAGGDTPVWTFLGTRPAKWWVRRRLHEVAVHRADAAIALKRDFALQPETAADGISEWLERLAIQAGSGDAAAPLDGDTTMHLHCTDPGLDKAGEWTIRRCGTGIAWSHEHGKGTLALRGGATDLLLAMVRRVRVTDTAIQMFGDDGVWEKWLERTPL, encoded by the coding sequence GTGGATCACGCGGCGCTATTCGTCGAGCACAACCGCCTCTTTTCGGAAGTGATCCACAACGCTGATGAGTCCACGCCGCTGCCCACCTGTCCGGACTGGACGCTCGGCCAACTGATCCGCCATGTCGGCCGGGGGGATCGCTGGGCCGCCCAGATCGTCGGCGATCGACTTGAACATTTCCTCGATCCACGCAGCGTTCACGATGGCAAGCCACCGCCGGACCCCGATGGCACGGTCGCCTGGTTGCACGACGGTGCCCAGCGGTTGCTCGACGCCGTCAACCAGGCGGGCGGTGATACACCGGTGTGGACCTTCCTCGGGACCCGCCCCGCGAAATGGTGGGTTCGACGCCGGCTACACGAGGTGGCGGTACATCGAGCCGACGCCGCGATCGCACTGAAGCGTGATTTCGCGCTGCAACCCGAGACGGCGGCCGATGGGATCAGCGAATGGCTGGAGCGCCTCGCGATCCAGGCCGGAAGTGGGGACGCGGCAGCGCCTCTCGACGGCGACACCACCATGCACCTGCACTGCACTGATCCCGGTCTCGATAAGGCAGGGGAATGGACGATCCGACGTTGTGGAACCGGGATCGCCTGGTCGCACGAGCACGGCAAGGGCACTCTGGCGCTGCGCGGCGGCGCCACCGACTTGCTGTTGGCGATGGTGCGTCGAGTGCGCGTCACCGACACTGCGATCCAGATGTTCGGTGACGATGGCGTGTGGGAAAAATGGCTGGAACGTACCCCGCTGTAA
- a CDS encoding MFS transporter: MTLPEPGRRDLRRVAVASTVGTAIEFYDFYIYGTAAALVFPTVFFPNMSPATATVASMGTFAAAFFSRPLGAAFFGHFGDRLGRKVTLIATLLIMGLSTVAVGLTPGAATIGVAAPLIVVALRLAQGFAVGGEWAGSALLAAEYAPTAKRGWYGMFTSLGVGIALVLTSLTFLGVKLTIGDTSATFIQWAWRVPFLLSTLLIAIALYVRLTIDETPVFKTQLATTTPSRAPIAGVFRRQPRNVALAAGSMVGAFTFVFMASTYLTTYAHHDRGLSQNAILFAGMLGGVVWIAVAMCSASACDRWGRRPVILSGWALGVPWSFAAIALIDTGSPILFTVAILGIYAIVALAFAPMAAFVPELFHTRHRYTGAGLALNLAGIIGGAIPPMVADPLRNHYGSWTIGFMMAILVLISLVSTYRLPETRGTSLTSRVSA, translated from the coding sequence GTGACTTTACCGGAACCTGGGCGGCGGGATCTCCGTCGCGTTGCGGTTGCCTCCACAGTAGGTACGGCGATCGAGTTCTACGACTTCTACATCTATGGCACCGCCGCGGCTTTGGTGTTTCCCACCGTCTTCTTCCCCAATATGAGCCCCGCCACGGCCACCGTCGCGTCAATGGGAACGTTTGCCGCGGCCTTCTTCTCCCGGCCACTGGGTGCGGCCTTCTTCGGGCATTTCGGTGACCGCCTTGGGCGCAAAGTGACATTGATCGCAACGTTGCTGATTATGGGTTTGTCCACCGTGGCCGTGGGGCTGACCCCAGGCGCGGCGACGATCGGTGTGGCCGCACCGTTGATCGTGGTTGCCCTGCGGCTGGCGCAGGGATTTGCCGTTGGCGGTGAGTGGGCGGGTTCTGCACTGTTGGCCGCAGAATATGCGCCGACGGCCAAGCGCGGGTGGTACGGGATGTTCACATCGCTCGGCGTCGGTATTGCGTTGGTCCTGACCAGCCTGACTTTTCTCGGGGTCAAACTGACCATCGGCGACACCAGTGCCACCTTCATCCAGTGGGCATGGCGCGTTCCGTTTCTCCTGAGCACACTACTGATCGCGATCGCGTTGTATGTACGACTCACCATCGACGAAACCCCGGTGTTCAAGACCCAATTGGCAACCACCACGCCGTCACGCGCGCCGATCGCCGGGGTCTTCCGACGCCAGCCGCGCAACGTTGCGCTCGCTGCCGGCAGCATGGTTGGGGCGTTCACATTTGTCTTCATGGCCAGCACTTACCTGACGACGTACGCCCATCACGACCGTGGGCTCTCGCAGAACGCGATCTTGTTCGCCGGGATGCTGGGCGGCGTGGTCTGGATCGCCGTCGCCATGTGTTCAGCCAGCGCGTGCGACCGATGGGGCCGCCGCCCTGTCATCCTGTCCGGCTGGGCATTGGGTGTGCCGTGGTCGTTCGCGGCCATTGCGTTGATCGACACCGGCAGTCCCATCCTGTTTACGGTGGCCATTCTCGGTATCTACGCCATCGTGGCGCTGGCGTTCGCTCCCATGGCGGCGTTCGTACCCGAGTTGTTCCACACCCGGCATCGCTATACCGGCGCCGGGCTGGCACTCAACCTTGCCGGCATCATCGGCGGCGCGATCCCACCGATGGTGGCTGACCCACTGCGTAACCACTACGGCAGCTGGACCATCGGCTTCATGATGGCCATTCTGGTGCTGATCAGCCTGGTCAGTACCTACCGACTTCCCGAAACCAGGGGAACATCGCTAACCAGCCGGGTGAGCGCCTAG